The following proteins come from a genomic window of Chryseobacterium glaciei:
- a CDS encoding lytic transglycosylase domain-containing protein gives MNFKNIFLGIILMSSSQLVNGQFLAASDTSENSVRRYKNIINSNKEIVDFIEHSLAQKGLPKHLRNLALIESHFNRNITSGAGAVGAWQLMTSHANQYGLSEQNRNDLYKSTKVAVISLANLYKKYNNWVTVVAAYNCGEGNVAKAMQAAGSSQYHIFSKYLPQETINHVKKYLNACYATGELQSVLSNYNSSRMNTVFFANGGSGKDNSTLAETEINAGFNLNVIADELDVDVDKLLSWNPGITEELENKGESMLYLPTDLMPDFLLRKTKILSRSIKEGK, from the coding sequence ATGAACTTCAAAAATATTTTTTTAGGAATAATATTGATGAGTTCTTCACAACTTGTGAACGGACAATTCCTCGCTGCATCCGATACTTCGGAAAACAGCGTGAGGAGATATAAAAATATCATTAATTCAAACAAAGAGATCGTTGATTTTATTGAACATTCTCTTGCTCAAAAAGGATTACCGAAACATTTGAGAAATTTGGCTTTGATCGAGTCTCATTTTAACAGGAATATTACTTCCGGAGCCGGAGCGGTGGGAGCTTGGCAGCTTATGACCTCTCATGCCAATCAGTACGGGCTTTCGGAGCAGAATCGTAATGATCTGTATAAAAGTACAAAAGTTGCAGTAATTTCTCTGGCGAATCTTTATAAAAAATATAATAACTGGGTAACCGTCGTGGCTGCCTACAACTGCGGAGAGGGAAATGTTGCCAAAGCAATGCAGGCTGCAGGTTCTTCACAATATCATATTTTTTCTAAATATCTTCCACAGGAAACCATTAATCATGTCAAAAAATATTTAAATGCATGCTATGCAACGGGAGAACTGCAGAGCGTTTTAAGCAATTATAATTCTTCACGAATGAATACTGTTTTCTTTGCAAACGGGGGAAGCGGAAAAGATAATTCCACGTTGGCGGAAACAGAGATCAATGCAGGATTTAATTTAAATGTAATCGCGGATGAGCTTGATGTAGATGTAGACAAACTGCTCTCATGGAACCCGGGAATTACAGAAGAACTCGAAAATAAAGGCGAAAGTATGTTGTATCTTCCAACAGATCTGATGCCTGATTTTTTACTGAGAAAGACCAAAATACTTTCCAGATCTATTAAAGAAGGAAAATGA
- a CDS encoding type VI secretion system Vgr family protein, translated as MKTESQNILKSPSYRPSQNADGVSESHHAGINRLVKLSLVIEGKVIKYYKHFKLKQSAQRHHEFTLTLAHDTLGNNQNHTLEEANKFLGKRLTAVISFKDIENSPERNFVGVITGVGFSQEKMSLGNIVLSGFSPTILLDGACHIQSFGGDKPVNMGIIAEEVIKQGIDKSRFDIRVDTNDYSQIIYSSQYDETHYNYLARMAEAYGEQFYYDGEVLHFGKLPPQNKPIKLIYGSNANDIKVELKANHTKPQFYGYNSSKNEKLTSGATPIQHKSDLAKTAYEHNDKIFKTPALQVAPIKASTHLDVEYSQKSTAGSEAVNVFLLSGNTTVPFLHPGCVADVQMRKVDTNESSYFTKIMVTETTHEIDTIGHYTGSFEGIASDTGFLPKPEFTMPKAEPQIATVISNTDPEGQGRVQVRFDWQTNDTTHFIRMMSPDAGGTDQISQNRGYVAIPEVGDQVMVNFVHSHPDRPFVMGGMFHGGVGLGGGVDNRVKSIQTRSGHRVVFTEDESIIITDKSGNEIHLDTTGSNITITAPETMTLNCRNMNINVGENMTTNVGVNKMDTIMMNHSESIGSMKYVSTGADFITNVTGKMTEFIQGNKESHTEKDRLRVANGQITTQSQGTFEQHAEKEVQNNSGQKSKNY; from the coding sequence ATGAAAACAGAATCACAAAATATACTGAAAAGCCCTTCCTATCGTCCGTCACAGAATGCAGACGGTGTATCGGAAAGCCACCACGCTGGGATCAACAGGCTGGTGAAATTATCTTTGGTCATTGAAGGTAAAGTAATCAAGTATTACAAACACTTCAAACTGAAACAAAGCGCACAGCGGCATCATGAGTTTACGCTCACTTTGGCGCACGACACGTTAGGAAATAATCAAAACCATACCTTGGAAGAGGCTAATAAATTTCTCGGAAAACGTCTGACAGCAGTCATTTCATTCAAAGACATAGAAAACAGCCCTGAAAGAAATTTTGTTGGAGTTATTACAGGAGTTGGTTTCAGTCAGGAGAAAATGAGCCTCGGAAATATTGTTCTTTCTGGTTTTAGTCCGACCATTTTATTGGACGGAGCCTGTCATATCCAAAGTTTTGGGGGTGATAAACCTGTCAATATGGGAATTATCGCTGAAGAAGTTATCAAACAGGGAATTGATAAAAGCCGTTTTGATATCAGAGTTGATACGAATGACTATTCTCAGATCATTTACAGCAGCCAATACGACGAAACGCACTACAATTATCTGGCAAGAATGGCAGAAGCCTATGGTGAACAGTTTTATTATGATGGTGAAGTCCTGCATTTCGGGAAACTTCCGCCTCAGAATAAACCGATCAAACTTATTTACGGAAGTAACGCCAATGATATTAAGGTTGAATTAAAAGCAAATCATACAAAACCTCAATTTTACGGCTACAACAGCAGTAAAAATGAAAAACTGACTTCCGGAGCAACACCGATTCAGCATAAAAGTGATTTAGCAAAAACCGCTTACGAGCACAATGATAAAATTTTCAAGACCCCTGCACTTCAGGTAGCGCCAATTAAAGCATCAACGCATCTTGATGTAGAATATTCTCAAAAAAGTACAGCAGGAAGTGAAGCTGTAAATGTATTTTTATTATCAGGAAATACAACGGTTCCGTTTTTGCATCCGGGTTGCGTGGCTGATGTTCAAATGAGAAAGGTTGATACTAATGAAAGTTCTTATTTCACCAAGATCATGGTAACCGAAACAACCCATGAAATTGATACGATCGGTCATTACACCGGAAGCTTTGAAGGTATCGCTTCAGACACCGGATTTTTACCGAAACCAGAATTCACAATGCCAAAAGCTGAACCGCAAATTGCAACCGTAATTTCAAATACAGATCCGGAAGGACAGGGAAGAGTTCAGGTTAGATTTGACTGGCAAACCAATGATACAACACATTTCATCAGAATGATGAGTCCTGATGCGGGAGGAACAGATCAAATCAGCCAAAACAGAGGCTATGTTGCCATTCCCGAAGTTGGAGATCAGGTGATGGTTAATTTCGTTCACAGCCATCCAGACAGACCTTTCGTAATGGGGGGAATGTTTCATGGCGGAGTTGGATTAGGCGGCGGAGTTGATAACAGGGTAAAATCAATCCAGACAAGAAGCGGTCACAGAGTGGTTTTCACAGAAGATGAGAGCATTATTATTACAGATAAATCAGGGAATGAAATTCATTTAGACACCACAGGAAGCAATATCACAATTACCGCTCCCGAAACAATGACTTTGAATTGCAGAAATATGAATATCAATGTCGGTGAAAACATGACGACAAACGTCGGAGTGAATAAAATGGATACTATTATGATGAATCACAGCGAAAGCATAGGTTCTATGAAGTATGTTTCTACCGGAGCAGATTTTATTACTAACGTAACCGGAAAAATGACGGAATTTATTCAGGGAAATAAAGAATCTCATACCGAAAAAGACAGATTACGTGTGGCCAACGGACAAATTACCACGCAAAGTCAGGGAACTTTTGAGCAACACGCTGAAAAAGAAGTGCAGAACAACTCAGGACAGAAATCTAAAAATTACTAA